From Populus trichocarpa isolate Nisqually-1 chromosome 19, P.trichocarpa_v4.1, whole genome shotgun sequence, a single genomic window includes:
- the LOC127904809 gene encoding probable disease resistance protein At4g27220, giving the protein MLNKLENVCLLESANMYYVARRRVKMHDLIRDMAIQILLDNSQGMVKAGAQLKELPDAEEWTENLTRVSLIRNKIKEIPSSHSPMCPYLSTLLLCQNHCLRFIADSFFKQLHGLKVLDLSGTSIENLPDSVSDLVSLTALLLNECENLRHVPSLEKLRALKRLDLYWTPLKKMPQGMECLTNLRYLRMNGCGEKEFPSGILPKLSHLQVFVLEELMGQFSDYAPITVKGKEVRSLRNLESLECHFEGFSDFVEYLRSRDGIQSLSKYTILVGMMDDGYWFGTYHFPSKTVGLGNLSINGDGDFQVKFLNGIQGLVCECIDARSLCDVLSLEKATELELISIQGCNSMESLVSSSWFCYAPPRLPSYNGTFSGLKEFYCYGCESMKKLFPLVLLPNLGNLERIVVEDCEKMEEIIGTTDEESSTYNSIMELIFPKLRSLRLFELPELKSICSAKLICNSLKDIDVEDCQKLKRMPICLPLLENGQPSPPPSLKEITVYPEEWWETVVEWEHPNAKDVLRPFVHFV; this is encoded by the coding sequence AtgcttaataaacttgaaaatgtcTGTCTATTGGAAAGTGCTAATATGTATTATGTTGCTCGTAGACGtgtcaagatgcatgacttgatTAGGGACATGGCCATCCAAATACTGCTAGACAACTCTCAAGGCATGGTCAAAGCAGGTGCGCAATTAAAAGAGTTGCCAGATGCAGAGGAGTGGACGGAGAATCTCACACGAGTCTCACTAATACGAAACAAGATCAAAGAAATTCCTTCCAGCCATTCACCAATGTGTCCCTATCTATCAACTCTACTTCTATGTCAAAATCATTGTTTGCGATTCATTGCAGATTCATTTTTCAAGCAATTGCATGGGCTCAAGGTCCTCGATCTGTCTGGGACCAGTATTGAAAATTTGCCAGACTCTGTCTCTGATTTGGTGAGTCTCACTGCATTATTGCTCAACGAGTGTGAGAACTTACGTCATGTTCCATCATTAGAGAAGCTCAGGGCACTGAAGAGGTTGGATCTCTATTGGACTCCGCTTAAAAAGATGCCGCAAGGAATGGAATGCCTAACCAACCTGAGGTATCTTAGAATGAATGGATGTGGTGAAAAGGAGTTTCCCAGTGGGATATTACCAAAACTCTCTCACCTGCAAGTCTTTGTACTAGAAGAGTTAATGGGGCAATTTTCTGATTATGCTCCGATAACAGTTAAAGGAAAGGAAGTACGATCCTTGAGAAATTTGGAAAGTTTGGAATGCCATTTCGAAGGTTTCTCTGACTTCGTGGAGTATCTCAGATCTCGGGATGGGATCCAATCATTAAGCAAATATACAATTTTAGTAGGAATGATGGATGATGGTTATTGGTTTGGCACTTATCATTTTCCAAGTAAAACAGTTGGGTTGGGTAATTTGAGTATCAACGGAGATGGAGATTTTCAGGTCAAGTTCTTAAATGGCATTCAAGGACTGGTTTGTGAATGCATCGACGCAAGAAGTTTATGTGATGTTTTGTCATTAGAGAAAGCAACTGAACTTGAGCTCATCAGCATTCAGGGTTGCAATAGCATGGAGAGCTTggtttcatcttcttggttCTGCTATGCTCCACCACGATTGCCATCATATAATGGTACGTTTTCTGGTCTTAAAGAGTTTTATTGTTATGGATGTGAAAGTATGAAGAAGCTGTTCCCGCTTGTGCTGCTGCCAAACCTCGGAAACCTGGAAAGGATTGTTGTTGAGGATtgtgagaaaatggaggagataataggaACAACAGATGAAGAAAGCAGCACCTACAATTCCATCATGGAATTAATATTCCCAAAGTTAAGATCTCTGAGATTGTTTGAATTACCAGAACTGAAAAGCATTTGCAGTGCAAAACTGATTTGCAATTCTCTTAAAGATATTGATGTAGAGGATTGTCAGAAGCTGAAGAGGATGCCCATTTGTCTTCCGTTGCTTGAAAATGGCCAGCCATCTCCTCCCCCTTCTCTTAAAGAAATCACGGTATATCCAGAAGAATGGTGGGAGACAGTAGTGGAGTGGGAGCATCCTAATGCAAAGGATGTCCTTCGTCCCTTTGTACACTTTGTGTAG